In Calothrix sp. PCC 7507, one DNA window encodes the following:
- the ybeY gene encoding rRNA maturation RNase YbeY — MQIELDVQNCFYESSPEEGINFGDASAPLATETWESWFHRWLEILDSSLPIAPGYEIGLRLTGDAEIQTLNAQFRQQDKPTDVLSFAALEVDLPQNAEMHNSMPLYLGDIVISVDTAKRQAQQQEHNLSTELAWLAAHGLLHLLGWDHPDEKSLMNMLKQQVLLLRTIGISIDIE, encoded by the coding sequence GTGCAAATTGAACTAGATGTGCAGAATTGTTTTTATGAGTCGTCCCCAGAAGAAGGTATAAATTTTGGGGATGCTTCTGCTCCTCTGGCTACTGAAACTTGGGAAAGCTGGTTTCATCGCTGGTTAGAAATACTTGACTCTTCACTGCCAATAGCGCCAGGTTACGAAATTGGGCTGCGTTTGACAGGTGACGCGGAAATTCAAACTTTGAATGCTCAGTTTCGTCAACAGGATAAACCGACAGATGTTTTGTCTTTTGCGGCTTTAGAGGTTGACTTGCCTCAAAATGCAGAAATGCATAATTCTATGCCTCTGTATCTAGGTGATATTGTGATTTCTGTAGATACGGCAAAACGTCAAGCTCAACAACAGGAACATAATTTGTCAACTGAGCTAGCCTGGTTAGCTGCTCATGGGTTACTGCACCTTTTAGGATGGGATCATCCTGATGAAAAAAGTTTGATGAATATGTTAAAACAGCAAGTATTATTACTGAGGACAATAGGTATTAGTATTGACATAGAATAA
- a CDS encoding diacylglycerol kinase family protein, whose translation MSQQVSPPPTPNCLPTLVTNERQFSWQVASSLFVSFRYAWAGIVYSFQTQRNFRIHVSVCALAIALSIFLQLPSVEIAVIGITSGLVLALELLNTAIESLVDLTVKQTYHELAKIAKDCAAGAVLVSALVAVLVAGILLLPPLVVLIASAF comes from the coding sequence ATGTCCCAACAAGTTTCCCCACCACCAACGCCAAACTGCTTACCAACACTTGTGACCAACGAACGGCAATTCTCTTGGCAAGTAGCTTCTAGCCTATTCGTGAGTTTTAGGTATGCTTGGGCTGGAATCGTCTATAGTTTCCAAACTCAACGTAACTTTCGTATCCATGTAAGTGTCTGTGCTTTGGCGATCGCCTTAAGCATTTTTCTACAATTGCCATCTGTGGAAATCGCCGTTATTGGCATCACTAGTGGCCTAGTTTTGGCTTTAGAGTTACTCAACACAGCCATTGAGTCGCTGGTTGATTTAACTGTGAAGCAGACATATCACGAGTTAGCAAAAATTGCCAAAGACTGTGCAGCAGGTGCTGTGCTAGTTTCTGCTCTGGTCGCTGTACTAGTGGCAGGTATACTTTTACTCCCACCATTAGTAGTGCTAATTGCGTCAGCGTTCTAA
- a CDS encoding aminodeoxychorismate/anthranilate synthase component II yields the protein MIIVIDNYDSFTYNLVQYLGELGTEFPVARDIQVFRNDKISIDEIRALNPEVVVISPGPGRPEDAGISLDLIAQLGSELPILGVCLGHQSIGQVFGGKIVAAPELMHGKTSQVSHTGVGVFQGLENPLTATRYHSLVIDRDTCPDVLEITAWVEDGTIMGVRHRNYPHIQGVQFHPESVLTSSGKQLLRNFLEQLKSRE from the coding sequence GTGATTATAGTCATAGACAATTACGATAGTTTTACCTATAACTTGGTACAGTATCTGGGGGAACTGGGGACAGAATTTCCGGTGGCCAGGGATATTCAGGTTTTTAGAAACGACAAAATATCTATAGATGAGATTCGGGCATTAAATCCAGAAGTCGTAGTCATCTCTCCTGGACCTGGTCGCCCAGAAGATGCTGGCATATCCCTAGATTTGATTGCACAATTGGGTTCTGAATTGCCCATTTTGGGCGTCTGTTTAGGACATCAAAGTATTGGTCAGGTGTTCGGTGGTAAAATAGTTGCGGCTCCAGAGTTGATGCATGGCAAAACTTCTCAGGTGTCTCACACCGGGGTGGGGGTTTTCCAGGGTTTAGAAAATCCCTTAACTGCAACCAGATATCATAGTCTGGTAATTGACCGTGACACTTGCCCTGATGTGTTAGAAATCACTGCTTGGGTTGAAGATGGCACTATCATGGGGGTGCGACACCGGAACTATCCTCACATTCAGGGCGTCCAGTTTCACCCAGAGAGTGTCCTGACATCTTCAGGTAAACAGCTACTGCGAAACTTTCTGGAACAATTAAAGTCGAGAGAGTGA
- a CDS encoding MBL fold metallo-hydrolase, producing the protein MKRRQLMGYAGAGLVTAVFTTLGSEFQADAQSSGLSVQWLGHTCFLFTGGGVKILVNPFRLSGCTAKYRPPKVAADLVLISSQLLDEGAVDGLPGNPKLIYEPGVYEFKGIKFQGVAIDHDRKGGKQFGMNTAWSWKQGGISILHLGGAAAPISFEQKILMGRPDVALIPVGGSAKAYNAQEAKQAVQVLNPKLVIPTHYRTQAADAATCGISPLDEFLTVMQGVTVRRSNNDTVSISPGSLPENSVIQTLSYKF; encoded by the coding sequence ATGAAACGACGACAGTTGATGGGCTATGCTGGGGCGGGGTTGGTAACAGCTGTTTTTACTACCTTAGGTTCTGAGTTTCAAGCTGACGCACAATCTAGCGGTTTATCAGTTCAGTGGTTGGGTCATACTTGCTTTCTGTTTACGGGCGGCGGTGTGAAGATTCTTGTCAATCCATTTCGGCTGAGTGGTTGTACTGCTAAGTATCGTCCACCGAAAGTTGCAGCAGATTTGGTACTGATTAGTAGTCAACTGCTGGATGAAGGCGCAGTAGATGGATTACCGGGAAATCCCAAGCTGATTTACGAACCAGGAGTTTATGAGTTCAAAGGTATTAAGTTCCAGGGAGTGGCTATAGACCACGATCGCAAAGGTGGTAAGCAGTTTGGCATGAATACTGCTTGGAGTTGGAAGCAAGGGGGGATTAGTATCCTCCACCTAGGAGGTGCAGCTGCACCCATTTCCTTTGAGCAAAAAATCTTGATGGGACGCCCTGATGTAGCGCTTATACCAGTGGGTGGCAGTGCTAAAGCCTACAATGCTCAAGAAGCAAAGCAGGCTGTTCAGGTGTTAAATCCTAAGCTGGTGATTCCCACACACTACCGTACACAAGCGGCAGATGCAGCTACGTGCGGTATTTCACCACTGGATGAGTTTCTGACAGTGATGCAAGGTGTGACAGTGCGTCGTAGTAATAATGATACTGTTAGTATTAGCCCTGGTAGTTTACCAGAAAATAGCGTAATTCAGACGTTGAGTTACAAATTTTAA
- a CDS encoding VCBS repeat-containing protein translates to MFENTNLSGLSLKTNEWAANSFQTSSKLSENLSDLNSLNSTSSIGRSSSSIQADDTTPTLPNITLPVTGANPNPNPYLTSAAIAPDFNADGKTDKVWVDQTTGELKVKLMNGSSVIAEGSNKDNGDVKGTLSAIQLTSTTTSKIGDFNGDGKTDLLIRDQATGKNQIFLFNGVDAPTVVSIDSVDAAWTPLIGDFNGDRKTDIFWRNSQTGENAIWLVDATQPQAVTSATVIDALDATWTPTIVDFDGNGKTDIFWRSTAGENSAWFMDGTQATKSALQSQDANWTFSVADFNGDYKTDILWRNNQTGENTVWETNSLLPNNVFFTTASLKTLDANWKSTIGDFSGDGKTDIFWHNESTGENTTWLMDGTTLTTETFLSPTSTSSKASLGDYNGDGKTDIYWRDYAGGADEVWTTNGDGTTITKTPVAQKDQLAPVKLGSDGQPILGADGKPIQQWITF, encoded by the coding sequence ATGTTTGAAAACACAAACCTCTCAGGATTGTCTTTAAAGACAAACGAATGGGCAGCAAATTCTTTCCAAACTTCAAGTAAATTATCAGAAAATCTGAGTGATCTAAATTCTTTAAATTCTACTTCGTCTATTGGGCGCAGTAGTTCCTCAATACAAGCAGACGATACAACACCAACATTACCAAACATCACCTTACCAGTGACGGGAGCTAACCCTAATCCTAATCCTTATTTAACCAGTGCAGCGATCGCACCTGATTTCAACGCCGACGGCAAAACCGATAAAGTCTGGGTTGATCAAACAACTGGTGAACTGAAGGTGAAACTCATGAATGGTTCCTCTGTGATTGCCGAGGGTTCTAACAAGGATAATGGCGATGTTAAAGGTACTCTGAGTGCAATCCAACTCACCTCTACGACAACTTCCAAAATTGGTGATTTCAACGGGGATGGCAAGACTGATCTTTTAATCCGCGATCAAGCCACAGGTAAAAATCAAATTTTCCTATTCAATGGCGTAGATGCACCCACTGTAGTCTCCATAGACTCAGTTGATGCCGCTTGGACACCCTTAATTGGTGATTTCAATGGCGATCGCAAAACTGATATCTTCTGGCGTAATAGTCAAACAGGCGAAAATGCTATTTGGCTGGTTGATGCTACCCAACCCCAAGCAGTTACAAGTGCAACTGTGATTGATGCACTTGATGCCACTTGGACTCCTACCATAGTCGATTTTGACGGCAATGGTAAAACTGACATCTTCTGGCGTAGTACAGCAGGTGAAAACAGTGCTTGGTTCATGGATGGCACACAAGCAACTAAGAGTGCGCTGCAATCACAAGACGCCAACTGGACTTTTAGCGTTGCTGATTTCAACGGCGATTACAAAACTGACATCCTCTGGCGCAATAATCAAACGGGTGAAAATACCGTTTGGGAAACAAATTCCTTACTACCAAATAACGTCTTCTTCACTACTGCTTCCCTGAAGACACTAGATGCTAACTGGAAATCTACCATTGGTGATTTCAGTGGCGATGGCAAGACCGATATCTTCTGGCACAATGAATCAACGGGTGAAAACACCACTTGGTTGATGGATGGCACAACCCTTACTACTGAAACTTTCCTCTCACCAACTTCCACATCCTCGAAAGCATCACTTGGCGATTACAACGGTGATGGCAAGACTGATATTTACTGGCGCGATTACGCCGGTGGTGCAGATGAAGTTTGGACAACAAATGGAGATGGCACAACAATAACTAAGACTCCTGTAGCGCAGAAAGATCAGCTTGCGCCAGTCAAACTAGGATCAGATGGCCAACCAATATTAGGTGCAGATGGTAAACCTATCCAACAATGGATTACTTTCTAA
- a CDS encoding aminopeptidase P N-terminal domain-containing protein, with product MQAEYRERRQQLMSKIGNGTAIFRSAPIAEHAYRQDSDFFYLTGFHEPQAVAVLAPHHPEHQFVLFVQPKDREKEVWSGYVCGVDAAKAVYGADEAYPIAELNEKLPQYLEKADRLYYHLGSDRAFNETILRHYQSLLQTYPKRGTGPIAIEDAKTVLSSMRLVKSQSELELLRQAVAIATDAHNHARKFAAPGRYEYEIQAEIEHIFRRRGAAGPAYSSIVASGVNACVLHYIENNRQMQDGELLLIDAGCDYGHYNSDITRTFPVGGKFTPEQKTLYEIVLEAQKQAIAQVKPGNTFKSVHDTAVRVLTEGLVELGILKGEVDKIIEEEKYKPYYMHRTSHWLGLDVHDVGVYQHGDDNPKILQPGQVLTVEPGLYIVPDTKLAEDQPETDPRWIGIGIRIEDDVLVTPNGHEVLTAGVPKAVDEIER from the coding sequence ATGCAAGCAGAATACCGGGAGCGTCGTCAGCAGTTAATGTCAAAAATTGGTAATGGTACTGCTATTTTTCGCAGTGCGCCAATAGCAGAACACGCTTATCGCCAAGATAGTGATTTTTTTTATCTGACTGGCTTTCACGAGCCACAAGCAGTAGCAGTATTAGCACCCCATCATCCAGAACATCAGTTTGTGCTGTTTGTTCAACCCAAGGATCGTGAGAAAGAAGTTTGGAGTGGTTACGTCTGTGGGGTAGATGCAGCGAAAGCCGTTTATGGCGCAGATGAAGCTTACCCGATCGCGGAATTGAATGAAAAGTTACCGCAGTATTTGGAAAAAGCTGATCGCCTTTACTATCACCTAGGAAGCGATCGCGCTTTTAATGAAACAATCCTGAGACATTACCAAAGTCTACTGCAAACTTATCCCAAACGGGGTACAGGGCCAATAGCTATTGAAGATGCAAAGACAGTCCTAAGCAGCATGAGACTGGTCAAAAGTCAATCAGAATTAGAGTTGCTGCGTCAAGCCGTGGCGATCGCTACTGACGCACACAATCACGCCAGGAAATTTGCCGCACCTGGACGTTATGAGTATGAAATTCAAGCAGAGATAGAACACATCTTTCGGCGACGGGGTGCGGCGGGACCAGCCTATTCCTCAATTGTGGCCTCTGGTGTGAATGCTTGCGTGTTGCACTACATCGAGAATAATCGCCAGATGCAGGATGGAGAATTGCTGCTAATTGATGCTGGTTGTGATTACGGCCATTACAACTCTGATATTACCCGGACATTTCCCGTGGGGGGTAAGTTCACACCAGAACAAAAAACATTGTATGAAATTGTCTTAGAAGCGCAAAAACAGGCGATCGCTCAAGTAAAACCAGGTAATACCTTCAAATCAGTTCATGATACTGCTGTGCGCGTCTTGACGGAAGGCTTAGTGGAACTTGGCATCCTCAAAGGCGAAGTTGATAAAATCATTGAAGAAGAAAAATACAAGCCATATTACATGCACCGTACCAGTCATTGGCTAGGTTTGGATGTTCATGATGTGGGTGTTTATCAGCACGGTGACGATAATCCCAAGATTTTACAACCAGGACAAGTGCTGACAGTGGAACCGGGACTTTATATTGTGCCAGATACCAAATTAGCAGAAGATCAGCCAGAGACAGACCCCCGGTGGATTGGTATTGGGATTCGCATCGAAGACGATGTGTTAGTTACACCTAATGGACATGAGGTATTAACTGCTGGAGTTCCCAAAGCAGTGGATGAAATAGAAAGATAA